The Marinobacter qingdaonensis genome includes a region encoding these proteins:
- a CDS encoding PilT/PilU family type 4a pilus ATPase: protein MTAVINKYLNVLAKNDGSDLYLSTGAPPCAKFQGVLKPLSREVLKSGEVESIANSIMDDEQREIFNTELEMNLAISLPGVGRFRVNIFKQRNEAAIVARNINTEIPKFDDLGLPPVLKELIMNKRGLVLFVGGTGSGKSTSLAALIDYRNSNVGGHIITIEDPVEFVHRHKKSIVNQREVGVDTRSFKNALKNTLRQAPDVILIGEIRDRETMEHALEFSETGHLAISTLHANNANQALERIINLFPDEKRPALLMSLAQNIRGFVSQRLVPTADGKRCAAVEVLLGTKTVQELILKNRLPEIKEIMEKSENLGMQTFDGALFKLYEAGRVTFEDAIANADSPNNLRLRIKLAQGEGVSAEQESAAAAKPASSIGELTLEEIEEEDEDANADPFKPNF, encoded by the coding sequence GTGACGGCAGTAATCAACAAGTACCTCAATGTCCTGGCGAAGAACGACGGTTCCGACCTGTATCTGAGCACCGGGGCGCCGCCCTGTGCGAAGTTTCAGGGTGTATTGAAGCCCCTTTCTCGGGAGGTGCTGAAATCGGGGGAGGTGGAGTCGATTGCCAACAGCATCATGGACGATGAACAGAGGGAAATCTTCAACACCGAACTGGAGATGAACCTCGCCATTTCCCTGCCCGGAGTCGGCCGGTTTCGGGTCAACATCTTCAAGCAGCGCAACGAGGCGGCCATCGTCGCCCGAAACATCAACACCGAGATCCCCAAATTCGATGACCTGGGGCTGCCGCCGGTTCTCAAGGAACTGATCATGAACAAGCGCGGGCTGGTGCTGTTCGTGGGCGGCACGGGCTCGGGTAAGTCCACCTCGTTGGCGGCGCTGATCGATTATCGCAACAGCAACGTCGGTGGTCACATCATCACCATCGAAGACCCGGTGGAGTTTGTGCACCGGCACAAGAAGTCCATCGTGAACCAGCGCGAGGTCGGGGTCGACACCCGGAGCTTCAAGAACGCGCTCAAGAACACCCTGCGTCAGGCCCCTGATGTGATTCTGATCGGCGAGATCCGGGACCGGGAGACCATGGAGCATGCCCTGGAGTTCTCCGAAACCGGGCACCTGGCGATTTCGACACTCCACGCCAACAACGCCAACCAGGCGCTCGAGCGCATCATCAACCTGTTCCCGGACGAGAAGCGGCCGGCGCTGCTGATGAGCCTGGCCCAGAACATCCGGGGCTTTGTTTCCCAGCGTCTGGTGCCGACCGCCGATGGCAAGCGCTGTGCCGCGGTCGAGGTCCTGCTGGGTACCAAGACCGTGCAGGAACTGATCCTCAAAAACCGGCTGCCGGAGATCAAGGAGATCATGGAGAAGTCGGAAAACCTGGGCATGCAGACCTTCGACGGCGCCCTGTTCAAACTCTACGAAGCAGGTCGCGTTACCTTCGAGGACGCGATAGCCAATGCCGACTCCCCGAACAACCTGAGGTTGCGGATCAAGCTCGCGCAGGGCGAGGGCGTCTCGGCCGAGCAGGAAAGCGCCGCCGCGGCCAAACCGGCGTCCTCGATCGGTGAGCTGACCCTGGAAGAGATCGAAGAAGAGGACGAGGATGCCAACGCTGACCCGTTCAAGCCGAATTTCTGA